The following coding sequences are from one Brienomyrus brachyistius isolate T26 chromosome 2, BBRACH_0.4, whole genome shotgun sequence window:
- the golga1 gene encoding golgin subfamily A member 1 isoform X2: MFAKLKKKIAEEAATAPRSAGRIPRSVSKESITSAGADSGDDFASDGSSSRDDLSSQLLRRNGQIRRLEAKLSDYAEQLRVLQKTKEKLEIALEKHQDSSMRKLQEQNESYQASRAKMAEGMALALAKKDQEWKEKIAALEKWNVCRGDALGLTSPSPCPSSHPCGPQEKGELSTQLGDLTEQSLSLFRKRDDLDELEGFQQQELAKLLRKEEQLGQREEELRQQSGDLQEARRVLAEAQDRVHLLEEEQQENLRLNQELQAEREKFLGLREEAEKKISELEGRSEELQDALQRVTEDFQKSLSSAEQALSSTQADHQALKLQHEQHKQKVAVAEEEKDRLVWDLQGKVCSLERRLQGNLTEDEHLEELLKEKGALEQKVEETRAELLEARTSHATALSTLEAQISRLNGSLAELQVLLGTKDDSLRSLRESSEAQINALERQVHEYQEMLKSNEQQESEREAHMQKLQAEWSLTSERLRQKDQEALVRLGAQVAALETARDVDRAATQHRITEMELEQEVLLRGRAEVEAELSRQANDLELARAELVSQQAVSVEIVKALEVMRTQKEELQQQVGETESTLKAKEDELTRVTEQLVQREAELHALQEELRAAGATMEELRAEVELQRRWAEEREAQLGVLQQEALAQNQQGEVETLLEQSHAPAVCQVEQNGVVTVDDLELVQRSNRELEQQLSEKTKTIKQLQQRLAELKRTLQKELKLKPDAEPEGKEKRQEAKADRPERSERPSPEASARVPSGSAPPPGTTISTSSTVTNNANLSNAHEINFEYLKHVVLKFMSSREAEAYQLIRAVSVLLHFTREEEAMLKESLEYKMSWFGSKPSPRGIVRPSISGSSAHWS, translated from the exons ATGTTTGCCAAGCTGAAGAAGAAGATCGCCGAGGAGGCGGCCACAGCCCCCCGGTCGGCTGGCCGCATCCCCCGCTCCGTCAGCAAGGAGTCCATCACCTCCGCCGGTGCCGACTCTGGCGATGACTTT GCCTCTGatggcagcagctccagagacGACCTCTCCTCCCAGCTACTCAGACGGAATGGGCAGATCCGCAGGCTGGAGGCCAAGCTGTCAg ACTATGCTGAGCAGCTTCGAGTTCTGCAGAAGACAAAAGAGAAGCTCGAAATCGCGTTAGAAAAACACCAGGATT CATCCATGAGGAAGCTACAGGAGCAGAACGAGAGCTACCAGGCCAGCAGAGCCAAAATGGCCGAAGGGATGGCCCTGGCGCTGGCCAAGAAGGATCAG GAGTGGAAGGAGAAGATTGCTGCTTTGGAGAAG TGGAATGTGTGTAGAGGCGACGCGCTGGGCCTCAccagcccctccccctgcccctcctcccaccCATGCGGGCCGCAGGAGAAGGGTGAGCTGTCCACACAGCTGGGCGACCTGACCGAGCAGAGCCTCAGCCTGTTCCGGAAGAGGGATGACCTGGACGAGCTGGAGGGCTTCCAGCAGCAGGAACTGGCCAAG ctTTTGAGGAAGGAGGAGCAGCTGGGTCAGAGGGAAGAGGAGCTACGGCAGCAGTCTGGCGACCTGCAGGAGGCCCGCAGGGTGCTGGCCGAGGCCCAGGACAGGGTGCACCTGCTGGAGGAAGAGCAGCAGGAAAACCTGAGGCTCAACCAGGAGCTGCAGGCCGAGAG GGAGAAATTCCTCGGTCTGAGGGAGGAAGCGGAGAAGAAGATCTCTGAGCTGGAGGGGAGGAGCGAGGAGCTCCAAGATGCCCTCCAGCGGGTCACCGAGGACTTCCAGAAG TCACTGAGCAGCGCGGAGCAGGCGCTCAGCTCGACGCAGGCTGACCATCAGGCCTTGAAGCTTCAACATGAGCAGCACAAGCAGAAG GTGGCTGTGGCCGAGGAGGAGAAAGACCGGCTGGTGTGGGACTTACAGGGGAAGGTCTGCTCACTGGAGAGACGCTTGCAGGGCAACCTCACGGAGGACGAGCACCTGGAGGAGCTGCTGAAGGAG AAGGGGGCGCTGGAGCAGAAGGTGGAGGAGACGCGGGCGGAGCTGCTGGAGGCACGGACGAGCCACGCCACAGCGCTCAGCACCCTGGAGGCGCAG ATATCCAGGCTCAATGGCTCGTTGGCGGAACTGCaggtgctgctgggaaccaAAGATGACAGTTTGAGGTCCCTCAGAGAGAGCTCAGAGGCACAG ATCAATGCCCTCGAGCGGCAGGTGCATGAGTACCAGGAGATGCTGAAGAGCAATGAGCAGCAAGAGAGCGAGAGGGAAGCACACATGCAGAAGCTG CAGGCGGAGTGGAGCCTGACCAGCGAGCGCCTGCGGCAGAAGGACCAGGAGGCTCTGGTCCGGCTGGGGGCCCAGGTGGCTGCTCTGGAGACGGCGCGGGACGTGGACCGCGCTGCCACCCAGCACAGGATT actgagATGGAGCTGGAGCAGGAGGTACTGCTGCGGGGGCGGGCCGAGGTGGAGGCGGAGCTCAGCAGGCAGGCTAACGACCTAGAGCTGGCCAGG GCAGAGCTGGTGAGCCAGCAGGCGGTCAGCGTGGAGATCGTCAAAGCTCTGGAGGTGATGAGAACCCAGAAAGAAGAGCTGCAGCAACAG GTGGGAGAGACCGAGTCAACTCTGAAGGCCAAGGAGGACGAACTGACCAGGGTCACTGAGCAGCTGGTCCAGAGGGAAGCAGAGCTGCACGCCCTCCAGGAAG AGCTGCGAGCCGCCGGTGCTACCATGGAGGAGCTGCGGGCAGAGGTGGAGCTGCAGAGGCGGTGGGCAGAGGAGCGGGAGGCCCAGCTAGGGGTGCTGCAGCAGGAGGCGCTGGCCCAGAATCAGCAG GGTGAGGTGGAGACCCTGCTGGAGCAGTCCCATGCCCCGGCCGTGTGCCAGGTGGAGCAGAACGGCGTGGTGACCGTGGATGACCTGGAGCTCGTGCAGCGGTCCAACCGAGAGCTGGAGCAGCAGCTCAGTGAGAAGACCAAG ACGATcaagcagctgcagcagaggcTGGCGGAGCTGAAGAGGACCTTGCAGAAGGAGCTG AAGCTGAAGCCGGATGCGGAGCCCGAGGGGAAGGAGAAGCGACAGGAAGCCAAGGCAGACAGGCCGGAAAGGAGCGAGAGGCCCAGCCCAGAGGCCTCAGCCCGGGTCCCGTCCGGCAGCGCCCCTCCCCCGGGCACCACAATCAGCACCTCCTCCACCGTCACAAACAACGCCAACCTCAGCAACGCTCACGAGATCAACTTCGAGTACCTCAAGCACGTGGTGCTCAAGTTCATGTcctccagggaggctgag gcaTACCAGCTGATAAgagctgtttctgtgctgctACACTTTACCCGTGAAGAAGAGGCTATGCTGAAGGAAAGCCTGGAGTACAAG ATGTCATGGTTCGGATCAAAGCCATCTCCAAGAGGTATAGTTCGGCCATCAATTTCAGGATCGTCTGCACACTGGAGCTGA
- the golga1 gene encoding golgin subfamily A member 1 isoform X3: MFAKLKKKIAEEAATAPRSAGRIPRSVSKESITSAGADSGDDFASDGSSSRDDLSSQLLRRNGQIRRLEAKLSDYAEQLRVLQKTKEKLEIALEKHQDSSMRKLQEQNESYQASRAKMAEGMALALAKKDQEWKEKIAALEKEKGELSTQLGDLTEQSLSLFRKRDDLDELEGFQQQELAKVKHMLLRKEEQLGQREEELRQQSGDLQEARRVLAEAQDRVHLLEEEQQENLRLNQELQAEREKFLGLREEAEKKISELEGRSEELQDALQRVTEDFQKSLSSAEQALSSTQADHQALKLQHEQHKQKVAVAEEEKDRLVWDLQGKVCSLERRLQGNLTEDEHLEELLKEKGALEQKVEETRAELLEARTSHATALSTLEAQISRLNGSLAELQVLLGTKDDSLRSLRESSEAQINALERQVHEYQEMLKSNEQQESEREAHMQKLQAEWSLTSERLRQKDQEALVRLGAQVAALETARDVDRAATQHRITEMELEQEVLLRGRAEVEAELSRQANDLELARAELVSQQAVSVEIVKALEVMRTQKEELQQQVGETESTLKAKEDELTRVTEQLVQREAELHALQEELRAAGATMEELRAEVELQRRWAEEREAQLGVLQQEALAQNQQGEVETLLEQSHAPAVCQVEQNGVVTVDDLELVQRSNRELEQQLSEKTKTIKQLQQRLAELKRTLQKELKLKPDAEPEGKEKRQEAKADRPERSERPSPEASARVPSGSAPPPGTTISTSSTVTNNANLSNAHEINFEYLKHVVLKFMSSREAEAYQLIRAVSVLLHFTREEEAMLKESLEYKMSWFGSKPSPRGIVRPSISGSSAHWS; encoded by the exons ATGTTTGCCAAGCTGAAGAAGAAGATCGCCGAGGAGGCGGCCACAGCCCCCCGGTCGGCTGGCCGCATCCCCCGCTCCGTCAGCAAGGAGTCCATCACCTCCGCCGGTGCCGACTCTGGCGATGACTTT GCCTCTGatggcagcagctccagagacGACCTCTCCTCCCAGCTACTCAGACGGAATGGGCAGATCCGCAGGCTGGAGGCCAAGCTGTCAg ACTATGCTGAGCAGCTTCGAGTTCTGCAGAAGACAAAAGAGAAGCTCGAAATCGCGTTAGAAAAACACCAGGATT CATCCATGAGGAAGCTACAGGAGCAGAACGAGAGCTACCAGGCCAGCAGAGCCAAAATGGCCGAAGGGATGGCCCTGGCGCTGGCCAAGAAGGATCAG GAGTGGAAGGAGAAGATTGCTGCTTTGGAGAAG GAGAAGGGTGAGCTGTCCACACAGCTGGGCGACCTGACCGAGCAGAGCCTCAGCCTGTTCCGGAAGAGGGATGACCTGGACGAGCTGGAGGGCTTCCAGCAGCAGGAACTGGCCAAGGTGAAGCACATG ctTTTGAGGAAGGAGGAGCAGCTGGGTCAGAGGGAAGAGGAGCTACGGCAGCAGTCTGGCGACCTGCAGGAGGCCCGCAGGGTGCTGGCCGAGGCCCAGGACAGGGTGCACCTGCTGGAGGAAGAGCAGCAGGAAAACCTGAGGCTCAACCAGGAGCTGCAGGCCGAGAG GGAGAAATTCCTCGGTCTGAGGGAGGAAGCGGAGAAGAAGATCTCTGAGCTGGAGGGGAGGAGCGAGGAGCTCCAAGATGCCCTCCAGCGGGTCACCGAGGACTTCCAGAAG TCACTGAGCAGCGCGGAGCAGGCGCTCAGCTCGACGCAGGCTGACCATCAGGCCTTGAAGCTTCAACATGAGCAGCACAAGCAGAAG GTGGCTGTGGCCGAGGAGGAGAAAGACCGGCTGGTGTGGGACTTACAGGGGAAGGTCTGCTCACTGGAGAGACGCTTGCAGGGCAACCTCACGGAGGACGAGCACCTGGAGGAGCTGCTGAAGGAG AAGGGGGCGCTGGAGCAGAAGGTGGAGGAGACGCGGGCGGAGCTGCTGGAGGCACGGACGAGCCACGCCACAGCGCTCAGCACCCTGGAGGCGCAG ATATCCAGGCTCAATGGCTCGTTGGCGGAACTGCaggtgctgctgggaaccaAAGATGACAGTTTGAGGTCCCTCAGAGAGAGCTCAGAGGCACAG ATCAATGCCCTCGAGCGGCAGGTGCATGAGTACCAGGAGATGCTGAAGAGCAATGAGCAGCAAGAGAGCGAGAGGGAAGCACACATGCAGAAGCTG CAGGCGGAGTGGAGCCTGACCAGCGAGCGCCTGCGGCAGAAGGACCAGGAGGCTCTGGTCCGGCTGGGGGCCCAGGTGGCTGCTCTGGAGACGGCGCGGGACGTGGACCGCGCTGCCACCCAGCACAGGATT actgagATGGAGCTGGAGCAGGAGGTACTGCTGCGGGGGCGGGCCGAGGTGGAGGCGGAGCTCAGCAGGCAGGCTAACGACCTAGAGCTGGCCAGG GCAGAGCTGGTGAGCCAGCAGGCGGTCAGCGTGGAGATCGTCAAAGCTCTGGAGGTGATGAGAACCCAGAAAGAAGAGCTGCAGCAACAG GTGGGAGAGACCGAGTCAACTCTGAAGGCCAAGGAGGACGAACTGACCAGGGTCACTGAGCAGCTGGTCCAGAGGGAAGCAGAGCTGCACGCCCTCCAGGAAG AGCTGCGAGCCGCCGGTGCTACCATGGAGGAGCTGCGGGCAGAGGTGGAGCTGCAGAGGCGGTGGGCAGAGGAGCGGGAGGCCCAGCTAGGGGTGCTGCAGCAGGAGGCGCTGGCCCAGAATCAGCAG GGTGAGGTGGAGACCCTGCTGGAGCAGTCCCATGCCCCGGCCGTGTGCCAGGTGGAGCAGAACGGCGTGGTGACCGTGGATGACCTGGAGCTCGTGCAGCGGTCCAACCGAGAGCTGGAGCAGCAGCTCAGTGAGAAGACCAAG ACGATcaagcagctgcagcagaggcTGGCGGAGCTGAAGAGGACCTTGCAGAAGGAGCTG AAGCTGAAGCCGGATGCGGAGCCCGAGGGGAAGGAGAAGCGACAGGAAGCCAAGGCAGACAGGCCGGAAAGGAGCGAGAGGCCCAGCCCAGAGGCCTCAGCCCGGGTCCCGTCCGGCAGCGCCCCTCCCCCGGGCACCACAATCAGCACCTCCTCCACCGTCACAAACAACGCCAACCTCAGCAACGCTCACGAGATCAACTTCGAGTACCTCAAGCACGTGGTGCTCAAGTTCATGTcctccagggaggctgag gcaTACCAGCTGATAAgagctgtttctgtgctgctACACTTTACCCGTGAAGAAGAGGCTATGCTGAAGGAAAGCCTGGAGTACAAG ATGTCATGGTTCGGATCAAAGCCATCTCCAAGAGGTATAGTTCGGCCATCAATTTCAGGATCGTCTGCACACTGGAGCTGA
- the golga1 gene encoding golgin subfamily A member 1 isoform X1 translates to MFAKLKKKIAEEAATAPRSAGRIPRSVSKESITSAGADSGDDFASDGSSSRDDLSSQLLRRNGQIRRLEAKLSDYAEQLRVLQKTKEKLEIALEKHQDSSMRKLQEQNESYQASRAKMAEGMALALAKKDQEWKEKIAALEKWNVCRGDALGLTSPSPCPSSHPCGPQEKGELSTQLGDLTEQSLSLFRKRDDLDELEGFQQQELAKVKHMLLRKEEQLGQREEELRQQSGDLQEARRVLAEAQDRVHLLEEEQQENLRLNQELQAEREKFLGLREEAEKKISELEGRSEELQDALQRVTEDFQKSLSSAEQALSSTQADHQALKLQHEQHKQKVAVAEEEKDRLVWDLQGKVCSLERRLQGNLTEDEHLEELLKEKGALEQKVEETRAELLEARTSHATALSTLEAQISRLNGSLAELQVLLGTKDDSLRSLRESSEAQINALERQVHEYQEMLKSNEQQESEREAHMQKLQAEWSLTSERLRQKDQEALVRLGAQVAALETARDVDRAATQHRITEMELEQEVLLRGRAEVEAELSRQANDLELARAELVSQQAVSVEIVKALEVMRTQKEELQQQVGETESTLKAKEDELTRVTEQLVQREAELHALQEELRAAGATMEELRAEVELQRRWAEEREAQLGVLQQEALAQNQQGEVETLLEQSHAPAVCQVEQNGVVTVDDLELVQRSNRELEQQLSEKTKTIKQLQQRLAELKRTLQKELKLKPDAEPEGKEKRQEAKADRPERSERPSPEASARVPSGSAPPPGTTISTSSTVTNNANLSNAHEINFEYLKHVVLKFMSSREAEAYQLIRAVSVLLHFTREEEAMLKESLEYKMSWFGSKPSPRGIVRPSISGSSAHWS, encoded by the exons ATGTTTGCCAAGCTGAAGAAGAAGATCGCCGAGGAGGCGGCCACAGCCCCCCGGTCGGCTGGCCGCATCCCCCGCTCCGTCAGCAAGGAGTCCATCACCTCCGCCGGTGCCGACTCTGGCGATGACTTT GCCTCTGatggcagcagctccagagacGACCTCTCCTCCCAGCTACTCAGACGGAATGGGCAGATCCGCAGGCTGGAGGCCAAGCTGTCAg ACTATGCTGAGCAGCTTCGAGTTCTGCAGAAGACAAAAGAGAAGCTCGAAATCGCGTTAGAAAAACACCAGGATT CATCCATGAGGAAGCTACAGGAGCAGAACGAGAGCTACCAGGCCAGCAGAGCCAAAATGGCCGAAGGGATGGCCCTGGCGCTGGCCAAGAAGGATCAG GAGTGGAAGGAGAAGATTGCTGCTTTGGAGAAG TGGAATGTGTGTAGAGGCGACGCGCTGGGCCTCAccagcccctccccctgcccctcctcccaccCATGCGGGCCGCAGGAGAAGGGTGAGCTGTCCACACAGCTGGGCGACCTGACCGAGCAGAGCCTCAGCCTGTTCCGGAAGAGGGATGACCTGGACGAGCTGGAGGGCTTCCAGCAGCAGGAACTGGCCAAGGTGAAGCACATG ctTTTGAGGAAGGAGGAGCAGCTGGGTCAGAGGGAAGAGGAGCTACGGCAGCAGTCTGGCGACCTGCAGGAGGCCCGCAGGGTGCTGGCCGAGGCCCAGGACAGGGTGCACCTGCTGGAGGAAGAGCAGCAGGAAAACCTGAGGCTCAACCAGGAGCTGCAGGCCGAGAG GGAGAAATTCCTCGGTCTGAGGGAGGAAGCGGAGAAGAAGATCTCTGAGCTGGAGGGGAGGAGCGAGGAGCTCCAAGATGCCCTCCAGCGGGTCACCGAGGACTTCCAGAAG TCACTGAGCAGCGCGGAGCAGGCGCTCAGCTCGACGCAGGCTGACCATCAGGCCTTGAAGCTTCAACATGAGCAGCACAAGCAGAAG GTGGCTGTGGCCGAGGAGGAGAAAGACCGGCTGGTGTGGGACTTACAGGGGAAGGTCTGCTCACTGGAGAGACGCTTGCAGGGCAACCTCACGGAGGACGAGCACCTGGAGGAGCTGCTGAAGGAG AAGGGGGCGCTGGAGCAGAAGGTGGAGGAGACGCGGGCGGAGCTGCTGGAGGCACGGACGAGCCACGCCACAGCGCTCAGCACCCTGGAGGCGCAG ATATCCAGGCTCAATGGCTCGTTGGCGGAACTGCaggtgctgctgggaaccaAAGATGACAGTTTGAGGTCCCTCAGAGAGAGCTCAGAGGCACAG ATCAATGCCCTCGAGCGGCAGGTGCATGAGTACCAGGAGATGCTGAAGAGCAATGAGCAGCAAGAGAGCGAGAGGGAAGCACACATGCAGAAGCTG CAGGCGGAGTGGAGCCTGACCAGCGAGCGCCTGCGGCAGAAGGACCAGGAGGCTCTGGTCCGGCTGGGGGCCCAGGTGGCTGCTCTGGAGACGGCGCGGGACGTGGACCGCGCTGCCACCCAGCACAGGATT actgagATGGAGCTGGAGCAGGAGGTACTGCTGCGGGGGCGGGCCGAGGTGGAGGCGGAGCTCAGCAGGCAGGCTAACGACCTAGAGCTGGCCAGG GCAGAGCTGGTGAGCCAGCAGGCGGTCAGCGTGGAGATCGTCAAAGCTCTGGAGGTGATGAGAACCCAGAAAGAAGAGCTGCAGCAACAG GTGGGAGAGACCGAGTCAACTCTGAAGGCCAAGGAGGACGAACTGACCAGGGTCACTGAGCAGCTGGTCCAGAGGGAAGCAGAGCTGCACGCCCTCCAGGAAG AGCTGCGAGCCGCCGGTGCTACCATGGAGGAGCTGCGGGCAGAGGTGGAGCTGCAGAGGCGGTGGGCAGAGGAGCGGGAGGCCCAGCTAGGGGTGCTGCAGCAGGAGGCGCTGGCCCAGAATCAGCAG GGTGAGGTGGAGACCCTGCTGGAGCAGTCCCATGCCCCGGCCGTGTGCCAGGTGGAGCAGAACGGCGTGGTGACCGTGGATGACCTGGAGCTCGTGCAGCGGTCCAACCGAGAGCTGGAGCAGCAGCTCAGTGAGAAGACCAAG ACGATcaagcagctgcagcagaggcTGGCGGAGCTGAAGAGGACCTTGCAGAAGGAGCTG AAGCTGAAGCCGGATGCGGAGCCCGAGGGGAAGGAGAAGCGACAGGAAGCCAAGGCAGACAGGCCGGAAAGGAGCGAGAGGCCCAGCCCAGAGGCCTCAGCCCGGGTCCCGTCCGGCAGCGCCCCTCCCCCGGGCACCACAATCAGCACCTCCTCCACCGTCACAAACAACGCCAACCTCAGCAACGCTCACGAGATCAACTTCGAGTACCTCAAGCACGTGGTGCTCAAGTTCATGTcctccagggaggctgag gcaTACCAGCTGATAAgagctgtttctgtgctgctACACTTTACCCGTGAAGAAGAGGCTATGCTGAAGGAAAGCCTGGAGTACAAG ATGTCATGGTTCGGATCAAAGCCATCTCCAAGAGGTATAGTTCGGCCATCAATTTCAGGATCGTCTGCACACTGGAGCTGA
- the golga1 gene encoding golgin subfamily A member 1 isoform X4, which yields MFAKLKKKIAEEAATAPRSAGRIPRSVSKESITSAGADSGDDFASDGSSSRDDLSSQLLRRNGQIRRLEAKLSDYAEQLRVLQKTKEKLEIALEKHQDSSMRKLQEQNESYQASRAKMAEGMALALAKKDQEWKEKIAALEKEKGELSTQLGDLTEQSLSLFRKRDDLDELEGFQQQELAKLLRKEEQLGQREEELRQQSGDLQEARRVLAEAQDRVHLLEEEQQENLRLNQELQAEREKFLGLREEAEKKISELEGRSEELQDALQRVTEDFQKSLSSAEQALSSTQADHQALKLQHEQHKQKVAVAEEEKDRLVWDLQGKVCSLERRLQGNLTEDEHLEELLKEKGALEQKVEETRAELLEARTSHATALSTLEAQISRLNGSLAELQVLLGTKDDSLRSLRESSEAQINALERQVHEYQEMLKSNEQQESEREAHMQKLQAEWSLTSERLRQKDQEALVRLGAQVAALETARDVDRAATQHRITEMELEQEVLLRGRAEVEAELSRQANDLELARAELVSQQAVSVEIVKALEVMRTQKEELQQQVGETESTLKAKEDELTRVTEQLVQREAELHALQEELRAAGATMEELRAEVELQRRWAEEREAQLGVLQQEALAQNQQGEVETLLEQSHAPAVCQVEQNGVVTVDDLELVQRSNRELEQQLSEKTKTIKQLQQRLAELKRTLQKELKLKPDAEPEGKEKRQEAKADRPERSERPSPEASARVPSGSAPPPGTTISTSSTVTNNANLSNAHEINFEYLKHVVLKFMSSREAEAYQLIRAVSVLLHFTREEEAMLKESLEYKMSWFGSKPSPRGIVRPSISGSSAHWS from the exons ATGTTTGCCAAGCTGAAGAAGAAGATCGCCGAGGAGGCGGCCACAGCCCCCCGGTCGGCTGGCCGCATCCCCCGCTCCGTCAGCAAGGAGTCCATCACCTCCGCCGGTGCCGACTCTGGCGATGACTTT GCCTCTGatggcagcagctccagagacGACCTCTCCTCCCAGCTACTCAGACGGAATGGGCAGATCCGCAGGCTGGAGGCCAAGCTGTCAg ACTATGCTGAGCAGCTTCGAGTTCTGCAGAAGACAAAAGAGAAGCTCGAAATCGCGTTAGAAAAACACCAGGATT CATCCATGAGGAAGCTACAGGAGCAGAACGAGAGCTACCAGGCCAGCAGAGCCAAAATGGCCGAAGGGATGGCCCTGGCGCTGGCCAAGAAGGATCAG GAGTGGAAGGAGAAGATTGCTGCTTTGGAGAAG GAGAAGGGTGAGCTGTCCACACAGCTGGGCGACCTGACCGAGCAGAGCCTCAGCCTGTTCCGGAAGAGGGATGACCTGGACGAGCTGGAGGGCTTCCAGCAGCAGGAACTGGCCAAG ctTTTGAGGAAGGAGGAGCAGCTGGGTCAGAGGGAAGAGGAGCTACGGCAGCAGTCTGGCGACCTGCAGGAGGCCCGCAGGGTGCTGGCCGAGGCCCAGGACAGGGTGCACCTGCTGGAGGAAGAGCAGCAGGAAAACCTGAGGCTCAACCAGGAGCTGCAGGCCGAGAG GGAGAAATTCCTCGGTCTGAGGGAGGAAGCGGAGAAGAAGATCTCTGAGCTGGAGGGGAGGAGCGAGGAGCTCCAAGATGCCCTCCAGCGGGTCACCGAGGACTTCCAGAAG TCACTGAGCAGCGCGGAGCAGGCGCTCAGCTCGACGCAGGCTGACCATCAGGCCTTGAAGCTTCAACATGAGCAGCACAAGCAGAAG GTGGCTGTGGCCGAGGAGGAGAAAGACCGGCTGGTGTGGGACTTACAGGGGAAGGTCTGCTCACTGGAGAGACGCTTGCAGGGCAACCTCACGGAGGACGAGCACCTGGAGGAGCTGCTGAAGGAG AAGGGGGCGCTGGAGCAGAAGGTGGAGGAGACGCGGGCGGAGCTGCTGGAGGCACGGACGAGCCACGCCACAGCGCTCAGCACCCTGGAGGCGCAG ATATCCAGGCTCAATGGCTCGTTGGCGGAACTGCaggtgctgctgggaaccaAAGATGACAGTTTGAGGTCCCTCAGAGAGAGCTCAGAGGCACAG ATCAATGCCCTCGAGCGGCAGGTGCATGAGTACCAGGAGATGCTGAAGAGCAATGAGCAGCAAGAGAGCGAGAGGGAAGCACACATGCAGAAGCTG CAGGCGGAGTGGAGCCTGACCAGCGAGCGCCTGCGGCAGAAGGACCAGGAGGCTCTGGTCCGGCTGGGGGCCCAGGTGGCTGCTCTGGAGACGGCGCGGGACGTGGACCGCGCTGCCACCCAGCACAGGATT actgagATGGAGCTGGAGCAGGAGGTACTGCTGCGGGGGCGGGCCGAGGTGGAGGCGGAGCTCAGCAGGCAGGCTAACGACCTAGAGCTGGCCAGG GCAGAGCTGGTGAGCCAGCAGGCGGTCAGCGTGGAGATCGTCAAAGCTCTGGAGGTGATGAGAACCCAGAAAGAAGAGCTGCAGCAACAG GTGGGAGAGACCGAGTCAACTCTGAAGGCCAAGGAGGACGAACTGACCAGGGTCACTGAGCAGCTGGTCCAGAGGGAAGCAGAGCTGCACGCCCTCCAGGAAG AGCTGCGAGCCGCCGGTGCTACCATGGAGGAGCTGCGGGCAGAGGTGGAGCTGCAGAGGCGGTGGGCAGAGGAGCGGGAGGCCCAGCTAGGGGTGCTGCAGCAGGAGGCGCTGGCCCAGAATCAGCAG GGTGAGGTGGAGACCCTGCTGGAGCAGTCCCATGCCCCGGCCGTGTGCCAGGTGGAGCAGAACGGCGTGGTGACCGTGGATGACCTGGAGCTCGTGCAGCGGTCCAACCGAGAGCTGGAGCAGCAGCTCAGTGAGAAGACCAAG ACGATcaagcagctgcagcagaggcTGGCGGAGCTGAAGAGGACCTTGCAGAAGGAGCTG AAGCTGAAGCCGGATGCGGAGCCCGAGGGGAAGGAGAAGCGACAGGAAGCCAAGGCAGACAGGCCGGAAAGGAGCGAGAGGCCCAGCCCAGAGGCCTCAGCCCGGGTCCCGTCCGGCAGCGCCCCTCCCCCGGGCACCACAATCAGCACCTCCTCCACCGTCACAAACAACGCCAACCTCAGCAACGCTCACGAGATCAACTTCGAGTACCTCAAGCACGTGGTGCTCAAGTTCATGTcctccagggaggctgag gcaTACCAGCTGATAAgagctgtttctgtgctgctACACTTTACCCGTGAAGAAGAGGCTATGCTGAAGGAAAGCCTGGAGTACAAG ATGTCATGGTTCGGATCAAAGCCATCTCCAAGAGGTATAGTTCGGCCATCAATTTCAGGATCGTCTGCACACTGGAGCTGA